TGAGAGCAGGATGCCCCTGACACCGGCATCTTTTCCCAAAAACTGCAAAATCCTGTCTTTGGGGATCCACAGATCGAGCAGGGCGGTCAGGACAAAAACAGCCGGCATGACCAGGACCATTTCCCTGATGTAATAGGTGCTGTTTCGGACCGATTCATTCACCAGGTCCCGGCGGACAAAAAACAGGACTGCGTAGGCGAGAAGAACCAGGAGCAGGAAAAGATTCTTTCGGATCAGATCACGGGTCCTCACATCAACACTCCCATCACAAGTGCGATCAGAATGGCGAACAAAAAGCTCAGGGCATTTCTAGCCGCAGTAAACCGGGCCCCGAAGGCTCTTTTTTCAAGCGGGAGTGTCACAACACCAACCATGGTCAGGGTCGTCAGGAAGGCGACGGCCGGAACTGCACTGACCCCGGCGTCCACCAGGGTTCCCGTGATGGGAAAAGCAATGAAGGCAGGAACCAGCGTAACCGTCCCGAGTAATGCGGCACCGATGGTGGCCAGCCAGACCGATTGCCTGCTGACAAAGTCTGCAATGGCCTGGGGAGGAAGAAGAGTCAGGATGAGGCCAATGGCCAGGACAATCGAGAGAATGCTGGAGATCATCCCCATTCCCATCTTGAGTGCCATACCCAAGGCTTTTTTGGTTTTCTTCCAGTCTTTTGCCGCGGAAAAGACCAGGAAGGCCAGGGTTCCGGCCCAAAGGACAAGTGTTAAGACTTCGATGGATTCTCACCTCCGGCAAGCATTGTGACGCAACACGAAGCCTATTCTACCATCATTCCTTCAGGAAATTGGCACTCGTCCAACTCGATCTGTAATCCAAATGACTTTTGGAGGAACACTTTTCTTCTTCCAGTTCCCGCCTATGTGCGATAAGGTTTTAAATAGACCCATATGAAGAAAATTGCAACAGTCCTTATTCTATTATTTTCTTTCATTTCCGCCATGACGGGGTGCCGTGATGCCCGAAGTGTTTTGCCGGCTGCGCCTGCCGCCGGGCAGTCCCTGACGACATCCCGGACGACCCAGGATACCGGTGACGCCATCGTCTGCTGTGATGGTAACGATGCAGTTCTTGAGGGGACTTGCCCGCATACGCTCCCTGCGAGTTCCGAGCCATGCCCGACAAGCGGTACACGAGTGACAGAATCTTTGACTGTCCGGACACGCAGTCAGCAGTCAGCTAAAAAAACTGAACCTGCCACGACTGCGGCAGCCACGAGCAAAGCGGCTGCCACCCCGACAAGCCGGCAAACGACAAAGCAAACGACGACTGCGGTGAGCCGGGAAACAAGCCAGGAATCAGCTGGTTTCTTCAACGAAAGTTACGAGCAAGCAGTTGTGACTCTGCTAAATGAGGAACGTGCCCGGGCAGGGTTGGCTCCGCTCACCCTGGACAGCTCCCTGCGGAGTTCAGCCAGAGTGAGGGCCAAGGAGCTTAGTTGCGCGTGGGGGCACACCCGGCCCAGCGGGGAAAACTTCTTCACTGCCATCAAAATCAGTTACTGCAAGGCCGCGGAGAATATCGCCGCCGGGCAATCGACACCGGAAAGAGTCGTCAAATGCTGGATGGACTCACCGGGCCACCGGTCGAACATTCTGAACCCTGATTTTAAATTGATCGGTGTGGGCTGTTACTACGATTATTCCTGTCAGTTCAAGACCTACTGGAGCCAGCTCTTGGTTGTCCCCTGACTATCAACTGATCTTTTCCAATTTACCAAAAAGAATGTAGCGCGCGTTCTGGAAGCTGTAGGTACAGGTGACCAGGGCCAGAACCCGGTCAGAGGGGCCCGGTTCCACGGGGCTCACAAAATCTGACTGTTTCCTTAAAGTCTGGACGTAATCCAGGAAATCCGCCTCATCGTCAAAGTGGAAACGCAGGATATCCGAGCTGCCTGAAACAGTAATCCCGGCAATGATCTCGACCGAGTAAGTTTCCCCGGGAAGATAAAGAGTCATGACGGGGTGTTGATCGTAATATTCCTGGTCAACGTACCGGGCGATGGAAGTCAGCATGGACTTGTCCCTCATGTTGTGCCCGTAAATGACCGATACAGGATCCTGGAAGAGCTTATTGCGGTGGTCCAGGAAGAGGGTACCCAGCTTGTTTCTTTCACCCGTAAAGAGGTGGCCGAGATAATGTGAATTGTCCTGTCCCTGGACGACCGGGTAATCAATGAGGGTGTTCTCCGCCTGGAGCCAGGCTACAGTATCACCATTGACGGACAAGAGGGACTCAAAGTCAATTTCCGACACGAAGGGCGTATCCTCCCGGCTATCAGGTTGGGGAAGGACTGGTTGCCCAAAGTGCCGCGCCAGATCCCGGACGGACTGGTAGGCCGTGTTGCCCTCCTTATACTCACGCGTCTGCTGAACTATGAAATAGCCCGATATCATGGCAGCCAGC
This Fastidiosipila sp. DNA region includes the following protein-coding sequences:
- a CDS encoding permease; amino-acid sequence: MEVLTLVLWAGTLAFLVFSAAKDWKKTKKALGMALKMGMGMISSILSIVLAIGLILTLLPPQAIADFVSRQSVWLATIGAALLGTVTLVPAFIAFPITGTLVDAGVSAVPAVAFLTTLTMVGVVTLPLEKRAFGARFTAARNALSFLFAILIALVMGVLM
- a CDS encoding CAP domain-containing protein, translated to MKKIATVLILLFSFISAMTGCRDARSVLPAAPAAGQSLTTSRTTQDTGDAIVCCDGNDAVLEGTCPHTLPASSEPCPTSGTRVTESLTVRTRSQQSAKKTEPATTAAATSKAAATPTSRQTTKQTTTAVSRETSQESAGFFNESYEQAVVTLLNEERARAGLAPLTLDSSLRSSARVRAKELSCAWGHTRPSGENFFTAIKISYCKAAENIAAGQSTPERVVKCWMDSPGHRSNILNPDFKLIGVGCYYDYSCQFKTYWSQLLVVP
- the srtB gene encoding class B sortase — encoded protein: MKAKKNRPYGRGTARTHAIICLLMVCCLLAAMISGYFIVQQTREYKEGNTAYQSVRDLARHFGQPVLPQPDSREDTPFVSEIDFESLLSVNGDTVAWLQAENTLIDYPVVQGQDNSHYLGHLFTGERNKLGTLFLDHRNKLFQDPVSVIYGHNMRDKSMLTSIARYVDQEYYDQHPVMTLYLPGETYSVEIIAGITVSGSSDILRFHFDDEADFLDYVQTLRKQSDFVSPVEPGPSDRVLALVTCTYSFQNARYILFGKLEKIS